The Pieris napi chromosome 14, ilPieNapi1.2, whole genome shotgun sequence genomic interval TTCAGAAtcatataatgttatttttcttcttcaaGATCTTTAAGCTTAGAATatcatatttcaaaaataattccaAAAATTGCGCCAAATTATTCTCAACGTTCACAACGACCCATCTGAGTTCCGACAGACTAGACGTTCCCAAGCTTATGGGATCACCATACGAATTCGTTATTAGCTTGTCACACCTGTCGTAAAGTGATTTTGTTTTATCGTAGACGGACTATGGTTCTATACTCTATCTACGTGTTTTATGGTTAATGGTCTGTGTAAGACCAAAAGACTGTCAAATTACAAACTATGTAAATTGTCAATTTGCTCTATTCATTTCATTAATCATTATTCATATTGTGGCTGGTGAAGAATAGTAGGTAGGAACgaatttagtaaaatttatattttacattgtcTTGTCTTCTAAAAGCCACTGTTATAGTATGAACTTTTTAcatcctttttatttttgtgattGACTTTTgtgattgttttttattaattgcaatttaaatGGTGTTTCGGTAACAATGTCCATTTTTTCTGGCCACATCCTCAGTTACGCAGAAACTGGCACATGTTTCGCTTGAATACCGACAAAAAACTAATACACTAGCCGTATGGTGCATGTACCACTTCTATCTTTATGTTTTTTAGGAGCAACGTAATAGCCGAGTACATTTTTTACGTATCGTCTTTGGATGGAAGTACTGTCCTTTGTTGTTGACGGTTGTTCATAAGCGTTCTGAAGTCATCCACGACAGTTTTTTACGAGGCGTAAAATGACGGCGTCATCTACTATCGATCCCAAACTAAGGAATCGTTTATTGAGATATCTTCATACTGGTATCGAAATACCAAAATATTTTCCTGGATGCTGGGCGGCGCATAAGTATTTTGAAGACTTTAAGCCACCTGTACTGCAGGAATTACTTCTAGCTAATAAGAATAATACTGAGgttgtaaatattatcttaaaggtaattatctaatttatatttcctgttttagttttttttaataaatctattaaaaaataatttacaataaaaacataaatactatctaataaatagttttttatcaTACGCAGATTACAGTTTTCAAAGTTTGAAATACTTTTAAACCTATAAAGATGTAGTGCTGTATTGTATACTATTTTTAGGCATTTCATGATGGCCACTTTACTCGTTTTGAGACCTTTGCATTTTCTTTGGCAAAATGTCTCTGTTATGGCTCAGAAAGAGTAAAAGAAGCAACATATCGGGCGGCTCTTGAAGTTTGTAAAACCCCTGAGGAAATGTTGATGTTCAATAACTTTCTACGACTGTTAAATACTGGTAAGTAcagttgatttattttataaaacagaatttgtgtttattatttactataaaattttaagtttctgTTTGTTTGAGAGACATCTAATGTCAAATGATTTGGTTTGGAATTAAGGATTTGGGTTGTTAAATTGTGCATTGTGCAATATTGCAATGTTACAGCTTAAGAAAATGTTGTGTGGAAACACACATAATGTAAtgaaattaatgattattattttatagacaatatataaaatcttaaCTTTTGAAACAGACATAATAGcacttaagttttttatagTATGTAAAACTACACACTACtgcacttaaaataaattattagttttcttattctttattatatatacaatatacatattgaattttagtattatcattttatttaaggtaATGGCAGGGGTTggtgtaattttataaaaaaatggtatttaaataaagatccCATGGAACTAGCAAAAGAGGTCACTAGAGTACGTGCCAGACATGGCCGATCCCATAAAACATTGGTGGCAAAATCCCACATGAAAATTGATGTAAATGATTATGGTAAGAAAGAgtattcaaatttttatttataacatgtTTAACTGTTAATCATAAGTATGTTTTCTAGATCATTAGAGAGTCATCAATagagattatttatataataggcataagtaatgtaaaattttcctgaattttacaaaataatatgttgttCTAGCACGAGATGCTATCATAAAGTACATAATGTTTGGGCTAAAGCGAGCTAAGACCATTTTGGCCAATGCTCAAGGAACAGAGGATATCTTTGATTACATAGAAAAGGTTGAGAGTATGCGTCATTGTGAAGACCCTAAGGATGCTGCTAAAATTGCTGAAGATAATCATTTCACCTTAGATCATGTGCCTGGACATCTTCTTACGTCACAGgaggttaaatttttttattaggatCTTTAAATTCTATAGCTTATGTTGAAAGAACTAAAAAAAGGTGCAGTGCACTTCATTAAATCCTGTTCTTTTTAAGTGATGtgggttgtttttgttttgttgaaCAGCTGTAAGTTTTAAGTTGTAAGCCTGTTAACTACTTAGCCACTAGTTCggtaaaatatttgcaattaactatttgaaataaaaaaaaaacattttaggatTTTTGggtattaaaagaaatattatttttattaatgaatccTCTAAATGTCATTTTCCATTATTAACAAATCATACATAGTTAGCAAATATATTTGGAACatcattcaaaattatttttttcaggtaTGGGAAGTAATATTGCCTCAAATGCCGTTGCAGCAAGTGTTGCATAACATTCAACGGATACACAATATGGGTTTTCTAACAGAGAGTTCTACTACCACGGCTATTCTGTGCTCTCTACTCACAAACAACGACAAGATTAAAACATCGAAAGTAACGCCTATTGAAGTGTTCATTGTTGCTAGCAACTATGAGAGGAATTCTAAGTAAGATTTTTAGATTAACttgcttttttattactattaatttgtTACTTATAAGTAATACCCATGCTAGATTTTACTATGTTACAGTTTTTACAGAGTTTAAAATCGTATTTTTTTCTAGCAGCAGTCGccgaaaatattaatttgtatttagttGATCATTTAATCCAAGGTTTAGGGGTTAAACACAAGCAAAGGAGTCAAAAAGTAATATAGTTTGATCtgcaagttttaatattacgtccttacatatgaaattggcgttttgtatgggaggacaaaacatatttttttaaaaatggtatctatttaattaatcaaaggaTGTACTTTTGCCATCAGCTATGTAGACCTTTACTAAAAAACAATTCGGAGgcgaatcaataaaatctttgaaggCGGTTTCGAATTCTGCCCCATCAGAGTTGAATTTTTTACCTTGATAGATGTTATacaaatttcgaaaaaaatgcTAATCTGTTGGAGCAAGGTCCGGGGAGTGTGGTGTCTTCTCGTCTTCTGGTCTTAGATATTCCTATTGAAGCTCCTTTAATTTGGTAGCAGTCTGTTGTGCAGTGTTTGGTCTAGCGCTGTCGTGAGCAGCAGTGGCCTAAGGCGATTGACCAGCCTTGCTTGTTTAGCAGCTAGCTTTTCTATCATAGTTTGCAGTTGCTGACAATAGACGTCTGCCGTATTCGTCTGGCCAGATTTAAGGAAGTTATAGAAACCCCGGCACTAGTCCATCAAACGCTcacaagtaacttttttggaATTCATTTTCACTTGGGGTACGGTTTGGCCGGTTCGGCTGGGTTCAGCAATTGATACACTTTTCATCACAGttaatgtttctttttaaaattcgattTAAAATCCCTACATTATTGCGCCGGTTGAGTAATGTAACAGTTGACGCGCGTTTGTCGAATTGCTTCACTCATTTCGTGAGGTCCTTTCAAGCTTTTTCACCTTCCCAATTAGcttcaaatattattaggaTTAATACAGTTTTATCAGTAACACCGACGCCTGCAGCTATCTCAGACGTAGTTCGCGATGGATCCGCTACCACAATAGCCTTCAATTCTTCGTTATCAACTTTGGTCTCCGGCCGTCCACGGGGCTTGTTCTGCAGGTCGAAATTTCCAGAACGAAAATGCTCGAACCAAAAACGCactgtgttttcttttgcgacACCGACGCCATACACATCTCGTTGGTGTATTGGTGGCACTGTGGGGCAAATGAAACGAATCATTCTTTTCGAAAAACAATTGCACAAGTAAATAGCtgtaaaaatttgaatttgtaattcctaaccaaagaggagatatttgaggtcaaaATGGCCAGTACGCCAAAACGTCAATTCCATATGTTCTTTACATACCTAATATCCTAAGAGCCCAGGGCTCTTTGCTTAGGCCAGATCTTcgtcattttataaaagctgaAAGTTCTTCTGTGCGTGTCCCTTATACATGTAAGAACGACCAGAGACTGTAGAGTTTACTACCTGTTATCTGCCACAGTAACCACTACCCAAACTCTATAGTCTCTGGTCGTTCTTACCTGTATAGGGGACACGCACAGAAGAACTTtcagcttttataaaatgacgAAGGTCTGGCAGTCCTGGGCTCTtgatctataatataaaaatgtattctcCTTTATAGTTGgacgaaaataatttttatactattCACAGGCCGTTAAAATATGAGAAAGCTATAGCGGCTCTGGATAAGCAGCAACGCCGGCGGCAGAGACAGACATTTAATCCAGAAAATAAAGTTTGGGAGTGGACTGTCACTCAGCGACACCCAAGGGAAGTTAAAATTTGGGGTAAGTTTTTTCTGTTTCCAATAGGTTATCTATTGTGGCTTATTGCAGTAGTTAAGAGTGGGATTCTTAATCACGAGGCGTTCTAACTCCTGACTTTGAGCTaaggtttttataagaaaactaTTGAGGGACCTATCTTACGAGCCTAAAATTGGTCTATCGGTTGTCGTGTATCATATATTTACACCgcatatatttacattttaagcTTCAGAAAAATTTCCAATACAAAAATGAACAATTCAGTCGGTCCCGTTAGGGGTTGACGGCTATTATATGTGGAGCATAAATAATCTGAAGTAAAAAtctatttcttatattaatatCTCCTTAAATTTATAGGTATCGATCAAAAGCCGAACAAAACCGTGATTGCTACATTGCATCTTCTCATCAAGAACACCTGGACGCTGACTACGCCCACTAAGGCCCGTTACTTGATCACGCTTGACATGAGAGACCATATGTTTAAAGGTTATTAGCTTGGCGatgatttaattgtaaatggccagtaggttttaataaaaacttgtgTGCCTAAATTGTGATAACCATAAAGAACTTACcaaattgatataaaaaagaaaaaatttaaaaattatgtttatgttaaaaacacatgtaaaaattatagattttttggATGACATAAAAACTTGCGAATAATGTGGCCcagctaaatatattttgtaaataatgatttatatggtgaaaaactaaactaaaatcgCCGCCatggttaatttaatttaagacgCTTCATTCAACATGAAATACTAGACAATAGACAAACTAATTCTAATTTTTGTTAGCAATAGGTACCTCAAAAATCAGTGCAATTGCACCGTTTTAAAAGTACTCACCTGTCTCTTTTTTTCAAATCGGaaacacaatttgatagaaacggatgaaaattaattagattGATTGAGTGTATTTAgattgatttgattattatgaACAAGgggtttattatataaagtgatATTTTTAGGTCGTCATTACTGTGAAAAGTACACTCTATCAAAGAAAAGCAAGAAGAAGGATGTTGCAGCAAATAATGGCGGCGGAGGCGATGCAGACAACGTACAGCCAGCTGTGACTAGGACCAAGATGCGACAATTTGCCGAGTGCTTCTATAACTCACACGTCTCACCTGGAAACGCCGGTAAATAATTGTTCAGTTCTGTTCTGTCAATGTGACAGTAGTAATAGgggtttttaatataaagtgaTAATGAGTATGACGCAgttatcttttattatatgttatttcATTATTCGACGTAGTCACCTTTCagttatttacactttgtatCTTTCTATAAAAACCCTGTTTCTGATCCCTTAAATCGTGTACCACGGCGGCTACTGCGTCattatctttaaatttatgGCCCTTGAGATGCCCCTTTAACCGCGGAAATAGGTAGAAATAACTAGGAGCTAGGTCCGGAATATGCAGGATGTTCCGTTCATTCAAAGccagtttttttaatggcgCTATCGCAACTCTGGACTTGTACGTGGGGGCGTTATCTtggtaaaacaaaacaactttAGCTAGTTTGCCTCGCCTTTGTTTTCCTTTTTTGTCACGCAACTTTCTTATTTGTCCTGCGTACAAAGCCAGTAATAGTGGCGCTATGATTAAGGTATTTAATCATTACCACCCCTTGGCTGTCCCAGAAACACCAAATTTCTTTGTAGTTGGAAATGCCGGTCTCTTTCAAGTCATCgaatgttttttgttcctcGCTTGAACTCAGCACACCGACGTGTAACCGTAGAATATGGAGGAGCATATGAACCGTTGTTCTCAAGTCTTGATTTACGAGCTCCGAGTAAACATTCTCAGTCATTACATTCAATTTTTAAGAACACGTTTCACAAACAAATGgcttctattaaaaaaaaaaaacaaaaaaagaattgcTTGCTTTTATCATTATATCTAAGGTCTgggtattttatttcttccggtattttttttcatggaAAATCTATAGCATTAtcactatttattgaataatagaTACGAGGGATTTTTGTCGTATTTTGTTGTTAACatattgtgtttgttttttcttaGTAGGGAAATTTTAAAGCAATATTTACGATGATGTCAATACGATGTTGTACAATGCATCTCAAACGAATAAATAGCCAAATAAGAAGTTAACGAAACGGCGAATATGAAggaattgaattaatttagatataaataatttcagcTATCATCCTGATGCTGCAACTCCTAAAACGCGAGAAGCATGTTAAAGTAGCAGTTTTCACTGAACAAGGCATTGAACTGATCGATGGAAAGAAATGTAACGATATTGAGGACACGGCGATGTATCTgaaggtaaaaaatatatttaagcatttttcttgcagttgatttttattaaatgtagcGATTTTGCGTGGATTTTTTTAGAAGTtcttataatacaaattatgtaaCGTGTTTGTGATTTTCGTTAAATGCTAAAATGTTAACATTCtctgataattatttataaattatttaaaacatttcatagACTTTTCAAAATCAGATTCTTATATTTTCCCGGCGTTGAGACGTGACGACCGACGAATCGCCCACAGGTGAAATAACCTGCGGCAGAGGTTAGTTTGCCAGCATAATAAATCCCAAGCCTAGTGGAGTATAGGAAACCGGCGTGAAGTCatgcaataataaataaataaaatagcctaTATTTTAGACAAGTTCCTTTTCTTTACTCATGCAATGACATAGGCCTCCTACTACAGAACCTTTTATTCTGCCCTTTCTCGCCCTACTGATGACCAAACCTTACCTGCAATCAGTCAAATCAGCAATGTGATACAATAGGTACACCTTATTTTACTCGCGTGTAAAAAAGCAAATAGAATGACCAATTGAGATTAAAAAACTCATTATGACTTATGGTCTAGAGATATGTACTAGGAACCTAAAATAGCTGCtgactttaaataaaactttaacagatatatatatatatactgacCAAGGCCGCTGTAAACCATTCAAAACGTTgagtaatgtaaataaattacaatttcgcgtttatatccattataaagtatttaaatatatatcactcacactttaatatacataaaagacacaatgttttgttttatcagTCTTACTACATACAGTTAAAATAACCGTTAAATTTACCGTTTTGagattataatatgttaatgaataaaacttaaaaaaaattataaatcatcATTATCATCACCcatcaacaaaaaaaaaaatatggttgACATTCCAAAAGTTATAACTTATtattgtcaattttttttacagaaacaGAAACTTGGTCGCGTACAATTGGACGCACCAATCGAATGGGCCAGCAAATTGAACGAAAAGTTCGACGTGTTTATCAACATGATCGACCGAAGTACCCGTTACATGGAGCTGGAAAAATCGGCCCGTGGAGGCAGAGGACCTGGGGGCAGATTTGGCCCTCCACCCACCAACAATGATGTCGTGGACCACTGCCCCGTGAGAGCCCTTGAGCGCTATAGGACGAAGACGGCAAATCCTGATGCTAAGTAAGTATACATTAGATATTAATAAAGCATTTaagcacataaaaataaaaagtgtgcgtgtacaaagtacacatgtcagaagtgaaacttcagtggcaaactaatcttgaagtgttgttcatatttatacaaatctaaaagtttagatttccgatacttagagggacggaaaaaggaagatatgttaggaatttaatgaatttaattgtcattaaaatattaagtgtcgaataataaataatgtgacggtaattttttttccaacgccgataaagaagacttcaaaaaggaacatggcgcgtaaccgaaaaacgtgatgcgtaacgaaaaaatgttacactaaatttttttccaaccccgataaagaagtttcacttcaaaaacactGAAAACTTGATAATTGAGAAATAATCAATCACTGAATaccaatttaatttcataaaattaataacttacCTTACcattaaaatacctttttgTTCAACTTCGCtcatatgaattttttatacaatcaaatatgtttttaattactaaaacGTAAAAAGTCCatcaatacaaattataatgcTTTTAGTTTGCGTGAGCGTTTTGACCTCAGGTTTTTATCCCAGATTTGAGGTGGACccatttttagataaatataatgcattatttttttcaaggtTGATAGTGATGTCGCTAGCATCCCATCGCTTGCAGACAACAGACGGCAGTCATGAGGGTGTTCTTGATATCGTAGGAGTCGACGAGCACGTACCTCAAGTTATGGACGCGTTCGTTCTCGGAAAGTTCAAGTAAAATGTCAACAGATAGCGCTGTTCTAAAATCTCCATAAATTACGTCATACATACATACGTCATACAAAGTTAAAATGTGTGTGACGTAACTTACGGATTGCATTATCTCATACTTATCTGTTCCATTGATTAACTAAGGGAgctttcaagtattacgtaacgcaatttttggagattattgccccccccccccccccccccatgtaactcgccgtaacgtttttcagtacccaagtatagtaaaacgtttcgtgaccgcctagtgactctttagttactattatgtgatgtaagtcgaaaaaaatattaacaataacgcgtaatttaatccccgccccgcatcgtaacgttttacaaaaggaccccccgctcccaaaattcgttacgtaatacttgaacgctccctaagctTGAGTATAATTTCAAAGTTAATATGTCCTTGGGGTAGATAAGTCTTTGGTAGTTTGCGCTGCGCCTATACATAATTAACATTGGTATTATTCTATTGGAATATTTAGGAACAGCGACTAGGCTTTCCGATGTGTCTATGAATTACTAGATATAATGTAATGTCTTAGAGTTAAACTATAATACTGAAACCCCTTTTTTGGGATTCCGTTTTGGCTTTTAGCTCATAAATATACATGACATATTTCCTATGTAGAAAACTTTTCAACTGTTTACCTCAGTATTtatgttttcaaaatatttctatttaaagttttaatcaTATGAGAAAATCTCAATTTTACATTTGATTTATTTGGCACAAAGGCCTACTATGAGTGAGTCAGGCAATTCTATTATCACCAACTCGTTTATGCTGGCGCCAATATAAAATTGGTAATTATACCACACCACTATGTGTTCCGGATctcatataaaattacatttgaatGTTTGCCTGAAAATACGTATAATGTCAATTTACTGcacatattaaatgtatcgtgtattataaaaagaatCAGAATGTTAcgcttttttattacaaagaaCAGGGTTTTATCCAGTTAAGTTTTAGGTAAATGGGAAATGTGGtctgaaaataattttcaaaatgtaaGTTTTTGCATTTcctatttgttaattatataaatcaaatatatgtttaataccACGTAACATTCTGCAATTCTGTCCTGGACCATTGaatttgtattgtgtttttatatgtGCGAACATACAATGGTTGTATCTTCCTAATACCTTTGGATCTCTATGTGAAACTTGGTTTCATActtaagtttttgttaatgTGTTATTAGGTTTGCAATACCATTACAATCTAGTTTgagctaatgttaaattttatagttgtGCACGGACTTTGtgaattcattaattttgGTAAGTTAGAGCGAATCGCAAACAGCAAAGCCATATCCTtctttgattaaatataaGGCAAGTGATAATCTTCGCTGACGATTATTAGAAAGATcacgaaaatatttttgaattaattaattattcacaCTATgtgaacaattaattaattcaaattcaattacAGACATGTTTGTTTtagattttgtaatttaaatgcCAAAACATTCTATTTTTCTATGCGCAAAGTCCGTGAAGGcaactacaattttttttagtgtttTGCTTATAGGAGCTTTTATCCATATATGTAGTCTTAATCATAATAGTTGTAGGGATACGTCACAAGGCGTGAGCAAATTGCTGTATTTTCTTCTAAactcttttttatttagaaatatgattccataataaacagaAGTCAATAGAGCACGACACTATAAACGATTACTATAAACTTTTGTCATCACTAAATTTTGTCTTGAAGGCAGTAAAATGTGTCAAACGACCTCTTTAAAAAGGTTTGAAGACGTTTTTAATTACTAGCCCTAGGCTATGAGCTTATAAATAGGATGGTAAGaggtattatattaaaagcggcattttaatattaagtcatatttttttttttctatgttctTGCTCACACCTCGTGACCTGTGTTAATCGTAATATATTGTTGTGGTGACCCTTAGATTGTCAAATCATCTCAAATATATCTAGGGTTAGCCTTTGTATTCGTATTGCTTAGTATTTGTAGCTTAACAGGGTCTTTTTGGTGAAACAAAAATCTGGCACCTGCTCTCTACAATCACTGCAAAGTGTTCAAAAAATAGTGACGGAGGTGACGTTAggtaaaattacttttatttcgaACTATAAAAGCAAATATTTCCGATACATCCGTCAATATATCTGTAACAATATTTGAACGCTAGTACTCATAgatattctttttatttataatttatgcaaaaatttattagattCCTAATTGCCAAAGTACataatgcatttttattactaGTAACTGTACTAgctttcaaatattattctcTATCTAGCTAAGTAATAATTCTAGCATATCTTTTCTCCTTAGGAAAACGAAAGCTGGTACGTGCTCATAAACGGttcataaaatgttatttagcCAGAGAATTAATCTAGAGTTACCAAAAGCATAATAGCAGGTCTGGTTTCGAACTAAAACTTTTGTGGAGGTAAATTAACATTAACGTGATATAAAGACTAGATTTCGTTGCAAAGTCATAATCCTGCTGTACTCATAGGAACTTTCCTGGTACTGGGCAAGTATCAGCTTTCTCCCGCGTGTAGTTAAtaggtaaaaactaaaatccgTTTCAAAGTTGGTTACTTTTGTACTAATACGAACGGATTTTTCAGAATCTGTGATCACTTGGTACTCTCTTGggattaagtattttttataactgaaTGTTGAAAATTTGTAGGAAGCTCGAAATTACTAGTTGCTCTGTGTAATTGTGTATgttgttttgttatatatactaACGTTTTGGGTAAAACGCTAATAATCAGcgcaatgtttatttattgtaaaagcaACCTTGTATGCTATGTGGCA includes:
- the LOC125055752 gene encoding RNA-binding protein RO60-like, which encodes MTASSTIDPKLRNRLLRYLHTGIEIPKYFPGCWAAHKYFEDFKPPVLQELLLANKNNTEVVNIILKAFHDGHFTRFETFAFSLAKCLCYGSERVKEATYRAALEVCKTPEEMLMFNNFLRLLNTGNGRGWCNFIKKWYLNKDPMELAKEVTRVRARHGRSHKTLVAKSHMKIDVNDYARDAIIKYIMFGLKRAKTILANAQGTEDIFDYIEKVESMRHCEDPKDAAKIAEDNHFTLDHVPGHLLTSQEVWEVILPQMPLQQVLHNIQRIHNMGFLTESSTTTAILCSLLTNNDKIKTSKVTPIEVFIVASNYERNSKPLKYEKAIAALDKQQRRRQRQTFNPENKVWEWTVTQRHPREVKIWGIDQKPNKTVIATLHLLIKNTWTLTTPTKARYLITLDMRDHMFKGRHYCEKYTLSKKSKKKDVAANNGGGGDADNVQPAVTRTKMRQFAECFYNSHVSPGNAAIILMLQLLKREKHVKVAVFTEQGIELIDGKKCNDIEDTAMYLKKQKLGRVQLDAPIEWASKLNEKFDVFINMIDRSTRYMELEKSARGGRGPGGRFGPPPTNNDVVDHCPVRALERYRTKTANPDAKLIVMSLASHRLQTTDGSHEGVLDIVGVDEHVPQVMDAFVLGKFK